One window of the Janthinobacterium sp. PAMC25594 genome contains the following:
- a CDS encoding nuclear transport factor 2 family protein: MNTTPSAIVQAQLDAYNAHDVPALLAIYADDAKQFQHPDSLLAQGGAQIGPRFTARFAASRPQAQLLNRIACGKLVIDHEIVHGDTPDGVSAQELVATYEVERGRISRAWFSFGALTRLRVALPADVPQMNALIARSGVALSAGFYTVEQAEAVTRHVFGVDTQLVADRTYFVIERDGAMLACGGWSQRATLYGADRAKSGPARCSIRPASRAASAPSLSSQAPRARAWAAC; this comes from the coding sequence TTGAATACTACACCCTCGGCTATCGTCCAGGCCCAACTGGACGCCTACAATGCCCACGACGTGCCCGCCTTGCTGGCCATCTATGCCGATGACGCAAAGCAATTCCAGCACCCCGATAGCTTGCTGGCCCAGGGCGGTGCGCAGATCGGCCCCCGTTTCACGGCCCGTTTCGCCGCCAGCCGGCCACAGGCGCAGTTGCTCAACCGCATTGCCTGCGGCAAGCTGGTGATCGACCATGAAATCGTCCATGGCGACACGCCGGACGGTGTTTCCGCGCAGGAACTGGTGGCGACGTATGAAGTGGAGCGGGGCCGTATCAGCCGCGCCTGGTTCAGCTTTGGCGCGTTGACGCGCCTGCGCGTGGCGCTGCCGGCCGATGTGCCGCAAATGAATGCGCTGATCGCCCGCTCCGGCGTGGCACTGAGCGCGGGCTTTTATACAGTGGAACAGGCCGAGGCCGTGACGCGCCACGTGTTCGGCGTCGATACGCAGCTCGTTGCCGACCGCACGTATTTCGTGATCGAGCGCGACGGCGCCATGCTGGCCTGCGGCGGCTGGAGCCAGCGCGCCACCCTGTACGGCGCCGACCGCGCCAAGAGCGGGCCGGCCCGCTGCTCGATCCGGCCAGCCAGCCGGGCCGCATCCGCGCCTTCTTTGTCGAGCCAGGCGCCGCGCGCCAGGGCCTGGGCAGCATGCTGA
- a CDS encoding DAPG hydrolase family protein, with product MTHIEFPWSIANTGDLLDPFPLHLETGITRLENGCLLVAARTELHGCSGRMLDWWFTFFETTQHIKWWHPHDHVAHHGWNSAWKKGESYYGASIEAVESLGDIPPVKAKLKFHDPKEVFDPAQLQQARDSGALSAAICARIGFGDHVVLDPQGDPLDGEMLHLTRDTPTGCVLRSRFLLGRNSLDPVREVPDVLGLNLLRHCYSEFTYLSRFLPSLYYGEHANGEKAPLPW from the coding sequence ATGACGCATATTGAATTCCCATGGAGCATCGCCAACACGGGCGACTTGCTCGACCCGTTCCCGCTGCACCTGGAAACGGGCATCACGCGCCTGGAAAATGGCTGCCTGCTGGTGGCGGCGCGCACGGAGCTGCACGGCTGCAGCGGCCGCATGCTGGACTGGTGGTTTACATTTTTCGAGACGACGCAGCACATCAAGTGGTGGCATCCGCACGACCACGTGGCCCATCACGGCTGGAACAGCGCGTGGAAAAAGGGAGAAAGTTATTACGGCGCTTCGATCGAGGCGGTGGAATCCTTGGGCGACATTCCGCCCGTGAAAGCCAAGCTGAAGTTCCATGATCCGAAGGAAGTATTTGATCCGGCACAACTGCAGCAGGCCAGGGACAGCGGCGCCCTGTCGGCCGCCATCTGCGCGCGCATCGGCTTCGGCGACCACGTGGTGCTCGATCCGCAGGGCGACCCGCTCGACGGCGAAATGCTGCACCTGACGCGCGACACGCCCACGGGCTGCGTGCTGCGCAGCCGCTTCTTGCTGGGCCGCAACAGCCTCGATCCCGTGCGCGAGGTGCCCGACGTGCTGGGCCTGAACCTGCTGCGCCATTGCTACAGCGAATTTACCTATCTGTCGCGCTTTTTACCATCGCTGTATTACGGCGAGCACGCCAACGGTGAAAAGGCGCCGTTGCCCTGGTAA